From a single Vibrio tubiashii genomic region:
- a CDS encoding polysaccharide deacetylase family protein, which yields MNILMALSQLEVTGAEVYATTVGNQLTKRGHTVHYVSDTLTKPFLGQFFKLRFNKRSIPRRFWHVAYLVYLIKKYNIQLVHAHSRASSWSCHVACKITSTPMVTTVHGRQPVHRSRKAFHAMGDKALPVCEAIEQQLINDLDVPPSQLTVSRNGIETNAYFPSQLPNNDKPTITIVGRLTGPKGDLCYRLLNECLDLNKYDVRILTGSQKEDRFEKFMSKASFLGYTDDVARVLHQSDLVIGAGRVAMESLLCGRPTLAIGEAICVGIVDESNLTHAMSTNFGDIGPKDLDIDFKALHQQIEIALTNRSCSAKVTEAIKRNYDIDTVASHLEDIYQDLIVHKLKREMPIIMYHRFIRDDSEKGVHGTYLHVDMLEKHLKLLQLMGFETLTFKDLADKGLIHRLQANKRYIMLTVDDGYQDNYELMLPLLKKYGYKAVIYTVTGEAFNRWDVESPDNPEKAVPLMQETQIKALHHSGCVEIGGHTLTHPFLSKLTYQEQYQEISENKKHLETLLGEPLTSFAYPYGDLNEDSKKIVQELGYKFAVATNSGPLATHRDKFQIRRIAIFPKTDVLGLWRKIRGNYVFRKARKHQ from the coding sequence ATGAATATTTTAATGGCACTGTCCCAGTTAGAAGTAACGGGAGCAGAAGTGTATGCAACAACTGTAGGTAATCAGCTAACCAAGCGCGGTCATACTGTTCATTATGTGTCCGATACACTAACTAAGCCATTCTTAGGTCAGTTCTTTAAACTTCGCTTCAATAAACGCAGTATCCCTCGCCGTTTTTGGCATGTCGCTTATCTTGTCTACCTCATCAAAAAGTACAATATTCAACTGGTTCATGCTCACTCGCGCGCATCCAGTTGGAGCTGCCACGTTGCATGCAAAATCACTAGCACTCCCATGGTTACAACGGTCCATGGCCGCCAACCAGTGCATCGGTCACGTAAAGCATTTCATGCCATGGGTGATAAAGCACTACCCGTTTGTGAAGCGATAGAGCAGCAATTAATCAATGACTTGGATGTGCCACCGTCCCAACTAACGGTCAGTCGAAATGGTATAGAAACAAACGCCTATTTTCCTAGCCAGTTGCCAAACAACGACAAACCAACTATCACCATTGTGGGACGTCTAACTGGTCCGAAGGGTGACCTGTGTTATCGGCTGTTAAATGAGTGTCTCGACCTCAATAAGTACGATGTTCGGATTTTGACAGGTTCTCAAAAAGAGGACAGATTCGAAAAGTTCATGAGCAAAGCCTCTTTTCTCGGCTATACCGATGATGTAGCCAGAGTCCTTCATCAATCCGATCTCGTTATTGGGGCAGGTCGTGTCGCAATGGAATCCTTATTGTGCGGTAGGCCGACTCTCGCTATAGGGGAAGCCATCTGTGTGGGTATCGTCGATGAAAGCAATTTAACTCATGCTATGTCAACCAACTTCGGCGATATAGGGCCTAAAGACTTAGATATTGATTTTAAGGCTCTTCATCAGCAAATTGAAATAGCGCTGACTAATCGATCATGTTCAGCAAAAGTAACCGAAGCCATCAAACGGAACTACGATATTGATACTGTCGCCTCTCACCTTGAAGATATTTATCAGGACCTGATAGTACACAAGCTAAAGCGAGAGATGCCTATTATTATGTATCATCGTTTTATTCGTGATGATTCCGAAAAGGGGGTCCATGGCACCTACCTCCATGTCGATATGCTAGAGAAGCACCTTAAGCTACTACAACTGATGGGGTTTGAGACTCTCACCTTTAAAGATTTAGCAGATAAAGGTTTGATACATCGCCTACAGGCTAATAAGCGCTATATTATGTTAACGGTTGACGATGGTTACCAAGATAACTACGAACTGATGTTACCTCTTCTGAAAAAGTATGGTTATAAAGCAGTTATATATACTGTAACAGGTGAAGCCTTTAACCGCTGGGATGTTGAGTCACCGGATAACCCTGAGAAGGCAGTTCCATTAATGCAAGAAACGCAGATCAAAGCACTTCACCATTCGGGTTGCGTAGAGATCGGTGGACATACCTTAACTCATCCGTTTTTGAGCAAACTCACATATCAAGAGCAGTACCAAGAAATTTCAGAGAATAAAAAACATCTTGAAACTCTATTAGGTGAGCCACTCACATCTTTTGCTTACCCCTATGGAGATCTGAATGAAGATTCAAAAAAGATAGTGCAAGAATTGGGCTATAAATTCGCAGTGGCTACCAATAGTGGCCCACTAGCCACCCATAGAGATAAGTTTCAAATTCGCAGAATTGCTATTTTCCCTAAAACAGATGTTTTGGGCTTATGGAGAAAAATAAGAGGCAACTATGTATTTCGCAAAGCTCGGAAACACCAATAA
- the waaF gene encoding lipopolysaccharide heptosyltransferase II — protein sequence MKILIVGPSWVGDMVMSQSLYITLKDKYPDAQIDVLAPAWCKPILERMPEVSEAIEMPVGHGSFNFKARWRIGRSLKNRGYDHAYILPNSAKSALIPLFAGIKVRTGWKGEMRYGLLNDLRPDKRVFQFMVERYVALAYSRNSMKGEVSIKHSCPFPKLEQDPASQKNTIEKLGLSRHQQVVGLCPGAEFGPAKRWPEAKYAEVAKYVISKGGHIWMFGSQKDHEVTEGIRNLLPESHRELCFNLAGKTSLNEAVDLLAACNTVVSNDSGLMHVSAAVGTEVIAIYGSSSPDYTPPLTKKLHIIHTDIDCRPCFKRECPLGHQECLTKLSPNHVIDAINTILE from the coding sequence ATGAAAATACTTATTGTTGGGCCATCTTGGGTAGGTGATATGGTGATGTCACAGAGCTTATATATCACTTTAAAAGATAAATACCCCGACGCGCAGATCGATGTTCTTGCTCCCGCCTGGTGTAAACCCATCCTTGAACGTATGCCAGAAGTCAGCGAAGCGATTGAAATGCCCGTAGGGCATGGTAGCTTTAACTTTAAAGCGCGCTGGCGTATAGGTCGAAGTCTAAAAAATAGAGGATATGACCATGCGTATATCCTGCCAAACTCCGCGAAATCTGCCCTTATTCCTCTGTTTGCCGGTATAAAAGTAAGAACTGGCTGGAAAGGAGAAATGCGCTATGGATTACTCAATGACCTACGACCGGACAAACGAGTATTCCAATTTATGGTGGAACGATACGTAGCCTTAGCTTATTCACGTAATTCGATGAAAGGGGAAGTATCGATAAAACATAGTTGTCCTTTCCCAAAACTAGAACAGGATCCAGCTAGCCAAAAAAACACCATCGAAAAGCTAGGGCTTTCTCGTCATCAACAAGTTGTAGGACTGTGTCCAGGCGCGGAGTTTGGCCCCGCTAAACGCTGGCCTGAAGCTAAGTATGCAGAAGTCGCGAAATATGTAATCTCAAAAGGTGGCCACATTTGGATGTTTGGCTCGCAAAAAGATCACGAAGTAACAGAGGGTATCCGTAACCTTCTACCAGAGAGTCACCGTGAACTCTGTTTTAACTTAGCAGGTAAAACGTCCCTAAATGAGGCTGTCGACCTGTTAGCTGCATGCAACACAGTAGTCTCAAATGATTCTGGATTGATGCATGTTTCTGCCGCTGTTGGTACTGAAGTCATTGCTATTTACGGATCAAGTTCTCCCGATTACACGCCACCATTAACAAAAAAATTGCACATCATTCATACTGATATTGACTGTCGGCCGTGTTTTAAACGCGAGTGTCCATTGGGACATCAGGAGTGCCTTACAAAGCTATCTCCAAATCATGTCATTGACGCAATTAATACAATTTTAGAGTAA
- a CDS encoding glycosyltransferase encodes MFDASVIVSFYNNINALKCIITSLENQHDNFEIIIADDGSRQDVVTQVDTLINESCLTIKHIWQQDNGFRKTRILNKAVKHTSSSYLIFIDGDCIPQQHFVSDHLANKAKNVLLNGRRVDMAAEYKANLYSSTTPECFFSQNSPAILLKYLLGKGKNIEKGIRFTNEAILKFLNRKAKGIVGCNFSLHKEDFIAVNGFDNRYDVPCVGEDTDIEYRLVNTGKRIKNVFHQAIVLHILHPELPRLERATQLFEETQTNQQFIALDGYHQAKDVD; translated from the coding sequence ATGTTTGATGCTAGTGTTATTGTTTCATTTTATAACAACATCAATGCACTCAAATGCATTATAACTTCATTAGAAAATCAACATGATAATTTTGAGATCATTATCGCTGATGATGGTTCTAGACAAGATGTTGTAACGCAAGTGGATACACTGATAAATGAATCTTGTCTAACGATTAAGCATATCTGGCAACAAGACAACGGATTTCGTAAAACACGCATTCTCAACAAAGCAGTTAAGCATACTTCTAGCTCTTATCTTATTTTTATTGATGGCGACTGTATCCCTCAACAGCACTTCGTTTCCGACCATTTAGCAAACAAAGCTAAAAACGTGCTCCTTAATGGTCGTCGTGTCGACATGGCAGCAGAGTACAAGGCTAACTTATACAGCAGCACAACACCCGAGTGTTTTTTTTCGCAGAACTCGCCAGCCATCCTACTTAAATATCTGCTTGGTAAAGGGAAAAATATCGAAAAGGGAATTCGTTTCACGAACGAAGCGATACTAAAGTTTCTTAACCGCAAAGCTAAGGGAATTGTCGGCTGTAACTTCTCATTGCATAAAGAAGACTTTATTGCAGTTAATGGTTTTGATAATCGCTACGATGTACCATGTGTCGGCGAAGACACTGACATTGAATACCGACTTGTTAATACAGGAAAACGTATAAAGAACGTTTTTCATCAAGCGATCGTTCTCCACATACTTCACCCAGAGTTACCTCGCCTAGAACGTGCGACACAGCTTTTTGAAGAGACACAAACTAACCAGCAATTCATTGCACTAGATGGTTATCATCAAGCTAAAGACGTAGACTAA
- a CDS encoding O-antigen ligase family protein, with protein sequence MKLIFKHKAILICLLLFSLGLCSALISPNSLHDTLLFFRKGAVFLLLPLLLIQVNRNSRYASISLFISLFIAIAYSTLKLSEVANGTWHGERIDSFWDLGRWGEMLGYMIAVLIPLLFDDSQKKRTFYRNLGVLIVCILFLFLSGGRGPLLAVLLSSSLFMLFKKPKTFFTIMVASVLVLTLGKGIPQIKAVSERISSISELHHDPSNSARLEMWRQGAHFIYENASRAPQQFLLGTGISSFEQNYTQYLENNADIELILKKTKNQFSFTDLHNTYLDLAAKLGIVYSVIYLVFLSMVLCYFVRLCKSEESPWAFSGLCLILTYSVNSMFYTSGLEYQTTVFFSLLVLCHSQHHLYISKRGD encoded by the coding sequence GTGAAGCTTATCTTCAAGCACAAAGCCATATTAATTTGTTTACTGCTGTTTAGTTTAGGGTTATGTTCGGCCTTAATCTCCCCAAATTCACTACACGATACTCTTTTATTTTTTAGAAAAGGAGCAGTTTTCCTATTACTGCCGTTACTACTAATTCAAGTAAATAGAAATAGTAGGTATGCGTCTATATCTCTCTTTATCAGTTTATTTATTGCTATCGCATATTCAACGCTAAAACTGTCTGAAGTGGCTAACGGCACATGGCATGGAGAGCGTATAGACAGCTTTTGGGATCTTGGACGTTGGGGAGAGATGTTAGGCTATATGATTGCGGTGCTAATACCACTTCTGTTTGATGATAGCCAAAAAAAACGCACGTTCTATCGAAACTTAGGAGTGCTAATAGTATGCATTCTATTCCTGTTCCTATCTGGTGGCAGAGGGCCTTTACTTGCGGTATTGCTCTCCTCATCTCTGTTTATGCTATTTAAAAAACCTAAAACTTTTTTTACCATCATGGTCGCTAGTGTACTAGTGCTTACTTTAGGAAAAGGTATCCCACAGATTAAAGCCGTGTCAGAAAGGATTAGTAGTATATCAGAACTTCATCACGACCCTTCAAATAGCGCTCGACTAGAGATGTGGAGGCAAGGTGCACATTTCATATACGAAAACGCCTCACGTGCCCCTCAACAATTTCTCCTAGGTACCGGCATAAGCTCTTTTGAACAAAATTACACACAGTACTTAGAAAATAATGCCGATATCGAACTGATCCTAAAAAAAACAAAGAATCAGTTCTCTTTTACGGATCTTCATAATACGTATTTAGATTTAGCAGCAAAGTTAGGCATTGTTTATTCGGTAATTTACTTAGTTTTTCTCTCGATGGTTCTCTGTTATTTTGTGCGACTTTGCAAAAGCGAGGAGTCCCCATGGGCATTTAGTGGCTTATGCTTAATATTAACCTATTCCGTCAACTCCATGTTCTATACAAGTGGCCTCGAGTATCAGACGACTGTCTTTTTTTCGCTATTAGTACTTTGCCACTCACAGCACCACTTATATATTAGCAAGAGAGGTGATTAA